One window of the Tubulanus polymorphus chromosome 11, tnTubPoly1.2, whole genome shotgun sequence genome contains the following:
- the LOC141912634 gene encoding uncharacterized protein LOC141912634, which produces MDYIWALLLSTVFGLFLMADGYSRPCPFGCSCIAKQRKRSNVHKIYIKHFLHKYFDYKRKDVTNLDYQSDSPSRGSVSASAQGREMVCLGLQRMPYYIPEDISKLQVYGGRRALKKLKRRTFSSRAPGLLRFGYSQQRASSLFQTVSVQSDDPNAISSYQLTYLAKDAFRQSGQINVLALTGNRIRIIHAGQFDSLRQLKRLSLKKNRIKLVSMASFRGLDNLKKLDLSYNHLDEMPRTLFNDVPNLTQLHLRGNRLKTLHREIFDKLERLKVLDLSQNRIEDLPDDLFRRAANLEELVLSKNEISRIRAYWFYSLRKLKKLHLADNHISVLPAGIFSPVPALIHVDLSGNMLSSVQRHTFANVRKLQHLYLARNRIDFIFPNTFVDLVDLRSLFLNLNQIRKLERRAFGGLKKLERLSLAGNKIREISNHSWGLMKELKMLNLSHNRIQRVRTHTFKGLVKMRDLHLDHNAIEYLENEAFVVSMMSHISMISWVALQFNKIRELPAKVFYGVPHMKFLNLGHNQISRIDKITFKYPVNLRSLILEDNDIGRILPGLFENMKLITHINLKSNNIKSIVPRTLYGMYSTEEINFSHNNISMIIPGSFVHMPRLSRIDLSYNNISSASMDFFRHNHKLRSMNFTNNILEQLDAGDQARYTLGYLGLADNKLQTLNSSITRLLGEQSLFDIHNNPWLCDCRLSWISSDIRTGIFGFIDQDHVRCQYPPQLSQTRISELKTDDFSCAVKAIDEQEKRQYSFSCPKHDRSHVLRVRRTMDIPELEAWHSTVLDNTGVPICGGVQIEKDWVLTHASCWMNKSVTALQIMRGQIKIVSGNYEGSQRNSGGGGGPARLRMVSELFFHPKLSVRQGEEYASITVVKLRPDEDERRHREKRRYPCVRRPSHEAGQRMYVTGRANFLPDKHQVEVYTMFIKGAGRQGGTLCDHESFFCLRWNGKRFRKDVYDMNGAPAYNRDDLSLLGIRAGDHGGKARPFVDVSYYLPWIESTITTEGY; this is translated from the exons ATGGATTATATCTGGGCGTTACTGTTGAGTACGGTTTTCGGTCTATTTCTCATGGCAGACGGCTACTCTCGACCGTGTCCGTTCGGCTGCAGTTGCATCGCCAAACAACGAAAGCGCAGCAACGTGCACAAAATCTACATCAAACATTTCTTGCACAAGTATTTCGACTACAAACGCAAAGACGTGACGAACTTGGATTATCAAAGCGACTCGCCATCGAGAGGTTCGGTATCAGCCTCCGCTCAGGGCAGGGAAATGGTGTGTCTCGGGTTACAGAGGATGCCGTATTACATACCAGAAG ATATATCGAAACTGCAGGTTTACGGCGGTCGCCGGGCGTTAAAGAAACTGAAAAGAAGAACATTCTCGAGCCGTGCTCCTGGTTTACTGAGATTCGGCTACTCTCAACAGCGAGCGTCGTCTTTGTTCCAGACAGTCTCCGTTCAATCAGACGACCCGAACGCCATCTCGTCCTATCAGCTGACCTACCTAGCGAAAGACGCCTTCCGCCAATCCGGTCAGATCAACGTGCTGGCCTTGACCGGTAACCGGATCAGAATCATCCACGCCGGCCAATTCGATTCGTTGAGACAACTGAAACGTCTGTCGTTGAAGAAAAACCGCATCAAGTTGGTATCGATGGCGTCTTTTCGCGGACTGGATAACTTGAAAAAGTTGGACTTATCGTACAACCACCTGGACGAGATGCCCAGAACGTTATTCAACGATGTACCGAACTTGACTCAGTTGCATTTACGCGGAAACCGCTTGAAAACGCTTCACCGCGAAATATTCGACAAACTAGAGCGACTGAAAGTGCTCGATTTGTCGCAGAATCGCATCGAGGACCTACCAGACGATCTATTCCGACGCGCCGCTAATTTAGAAGAGTTGGTGCtcagcaaaaacgaaatatcgaGAATACGCGCTTACTGGTTTTATTCGTTgagaaaattgaagaaattgcaTCTAGCCGATAACCACATCAGCGTCTTACCGGCCGGTATATTCTCACCGGTACCCGCCCTGATTCACGTAGATCTGAGCGGGAATATGCTGAGTTCGGTTCAACGTCACACGTTCGCCAACGTTCGTAAACTTCAACATTTATATCTAGCGCGGAATCGAATCGATTTCATTTTCCCGAACACTTTCGTCGACCTGGTCGACTTGCGGTCGTTGTTTTTGAACCTGAATCAGATCAGGAAATTGGAACGACGCGCGTTCGGCGGTCTGAAAAAACTCGAGCGTCTGAGTCTCGCCGGTAATAAAATCCGCGAAATCTCCAATCACTCGTGGGGTCTGATGAAAGAGTTGAAAATGCTGAATCTGTCGCACAATCGAATACAGCGCGTACGCACCCACACGTTTAAAGGCCTCGTGAAAATGCGCGACCTTCACCTCGATCATAACGCCATCGAATATCTGGAAAACGAAGCGTTTGTCGTCAGTATGATGAGCCATATTTCGATGATCAGTTGGGTGGCCCTGCAGTTCAACAAAATACGAGAATTACCCGCTAAAGTTTTCTATGGTGTTCCGCACATGAAATTCCTGAATTTGGGCCACAATCAAATCTCGCGCATCGACAAAATCACGTTCAAATATCCCGTAAACTTACGCAGTCTAATCCTGGAAGACAACGACATCGGGCGAATTTTACCCGGACTAttcgaaaatatgaaattgatcacgcacataaatctaaaatcgaaCAATATCAAAAGCATCGTTCCGCGAACTCTGTACGGCATGTATTCGACGGAGGAAATCAATTTCAGTCACAACAACATTTCGATGATAATACCCGGTTCGTTCGTTCACATGCCGCGTCTGTCCCGTATCGATTTGTCGTATAACAACATATCATCTGCGTCGATGGACTTCTTCCGACACAATCATAAACTACGATCGATGAACTTCACGAATAACATTCTGGAACAGCTCGACGCCGGCGATCAGGCTAGGTATACCCTCGGCTATCTGGGCCTGGCTGATAATAAACTGCAGACGTTAAATTCGAGTATCACGCGACTTTTAGGCGAGCAGAGTTTATTCGACATTCACAATAACCCGTGGCTGTGCGACTGTCGGCTTTCGTGGATATCCAGCGATATCCGAACCGGGATATTCGGATTCATCGACCAGGATCACGTGAGATGTCAGTATCCGCCGCAGTTATCACAAACACGG ATATCGGAGTTGAAGACTGATGATTTCTCGTGCGCGGTGAAAGCCATCGACGAACAGGAGAAACGTCAATATAGTTTTTCATGTCCGAAACATGACCGCAGTCACGTACTTAG GGTGAGAAGGACCATGGATATACCGGAGTTAGAAGCCTGGCATTCGACCGTTCTCGACAACACAGGCGTGCCGATATGCGGTGGAGTTCAGATCGAGAAAGACTGGGTGCTCACACACGCCAGCTGCTGGATGAACAAGAGTGTAACCGCATTACAGATAATGCGCGGCCAAATCAAAATCGTTAGCGGTAACTACGAAGGAAGTCAGCGGAatagcggcggcggcggcggcccTGCGAGGCTGCGTATGGTATCCGAATTGTTTTTCCATCCGAAATTGTCGGTGCGACAAGGCGAGGAGTACGCGTCTATCACGGTCGTTAAACTGAGACCGGACGAGGACGAGAGACGACACCGCGAGAAGAGGCGGTACCCGTGCGTGCGACGGCCTAGTCACGAGGCGGGGCAGAGAATGTACGTGACCGGCCGGGCGAACTTTCTACCCGATAAACACCAGGTAGAAGTGTATACGATGTTTATTAAAGGCGCCGGTCGACAGGGAGGCACGCTTTGCGACCACGAATCGTTTTTCTGTCTGCGATGGAACGGTAAACGATTCCGTAAGGATGTTTACGATATGAACGGCGCTCCGGCGTATAACCGCGACGACCTGTCGCTGTTGGGTATCCGCGCCGGGGATCACGGGGGTAAAGCGCGTCCGTTCGTCGATGTATCTTACTATTTACCGTGGATTGAAAGTACAATAACGACTGAGGGATATTAG